The genomic stretch TCGCACATTTTCACGTTCACCTGGAGCGGGGAAGAGGGGCCGGTCACTGCGGCGGACCTGTTCGCGGGGCAGGACATAGACGTGTTCAACCCGGAACACGTCGTGTTCAACTGCACGAAAAAAGGCTCCCGCGTCCAGATGGAAATCAAGGTGGCCAAGGGCAGGGGTTATGCGACCGCCGACCAGTTCGAGCTGGAGCACGCCCCCCTCGGCACGATTTACATGGACGCCGGCTTTTCGCCCGTGGTGAAGGTGAATTTTCAGGTCGAGGACGCGCGCGTCGGGCAGATGACCGACTACGACCGCCTGATCATGGAAATTGCCACAAACGGTGCCATCACCCCGGAGGAGGCGCTGACCGCCGCCGCCCAACTGCTGATAGACCACTTCACCATTTTTACGCCGAAGGAGGCCGACGAGGCCGGTGGCGGGCTGGGCATTCCCGAGGACCCGGAACTGGTGAAACTGCTGATGCGTCCGATTGCGGAGGTGGAACTCAGCGTCCGCGCCGCGAACTGCCTGAAGGCCGCCAACATCGCGACGCTGGGCCAGCTTGTGGCGCGCAAGGAGGCCGAACTCCTCCAGTTCCACAATTTCGGCAAGCAGTCCCTGAAGGAAATCGAGAGCAAGATTGAGGAGCTCGGCCTGTCGCTGGGCATGGAGGTGGGCGCACTGGGCGAGATAGGCCAGGCCCCCGCCGAAGTCCCCGCCGCCATGGACGGGACCGCCGACGAAGAAGACTACGCAGACAACGACGACATTGACGACGACGACGAGGAATAACCACGATGCGCCATAGAAATTCAGGCCGACGCCTTGGCCGAAACTCCGCCCACCGCAAAGCGACCATGAAGCACCTCGCGGTGGCCCTGTTCAAGCACGACGCCATCACCACGGGTGTGTTCAAGGCCAAGGAGCTCCGGATGTTCGCGGAGCCGTTGATTACCCTTGCGCGGACCGACACCGTCGCCAACCGCCGCCGCGCTTTCGCGGCCCTGCGCGATGATGAAGTCGTGCGCCGCCTTTTCAACACCATCGCACCCACCTTTGCGGACCGTCCCGGCGGCTACACGCGCATCATGCGCCTGGGCCACCGCGCGGGCGACGGCAGCCCCATGGCCCGCATCGAGCTGGTCGGGCTCGGCGAGTACAAAGCCGAGGACTGAGCTGGTTTCACATCCGCGCGTTTCAGCGGAGCGGCAGGCTGGCCCCATGCCCGCCGCTCCGCCGTTTTTCGCACCCTGCGGACCGTGTCCGGCGGCGCCGGGCGGGCCGCGCAGAAACCGGTATTCCCCCGACCGGGGGTGCCGTAAGGAGCCGCCCATGAAGTACC from Candidatus Hydrogenedentota bacterium encodes the following:
- a CDS encoding DNA-directed RNA polymerase subunit alpha produces the protein MINKEFTIPKSFKIEGAPDGKSARVVVEPFERGYGTTVGNSLRRVLLASLEGSAVTAIRFEDIHHEFSAVPGVLEDVTDVVLNLKNCHIRLNGKESHIFTFTWSGEEGPVTAADLFAGQDIDVFNPEHVVFNCTKKGSRVQMEIKVAKGRGYATADQFELEHAPLGTIYMDAGFSPVVKVNFQVEDARVGQMTDYDRLIMEIATNGAITPEEALTAAAQLLIDHFTIFTPKEADEAGGGLGIPEDPELVKLLMRPIAEVELSVRAANCLKAANIATLGQLVARKEAELLQFHNFGKQSLKEIESKIEELGLSLGMEVGALGEIGQAPAEVPAAMDGTADEEDYADNDDIDDDDEE
- the rplQ gene encoding 50S ribosomal protein L17: MRHRNSGRRLGRNSAHRKATMKHLAVALFKHDAITTGVFKAKELRMFAEPLITLARTDTVANRRRAFAALRDDEVVRRLFNTIAPTFADRPGGYTRIMRLGHRAGDGSPMARIELVGLGEYKAED